Proteins from a genomic interval of Sphingopyxis sp. QXT-31:
- a CDS encoding DUF1345 domain-containing protein, translated as MAQPRAFAPGRHIAPVRFLIFAAVLIVATGAASAWGYDPRTALLLGFDIAAAVFLLAVVPLLSSDADAMRRRAQENDANRAGLLAISALLSLVILFTVGALIADPGSLGRKDVILIVATLALAWLFANMMFTLHYAHLFYLQAKGRDRGGLEVPGTHEPDYWDFLYFAFTLGMTFQTSDVSVTGAHMRRVVLGHCLAAFVFNMGILAFTVNALGGL; from the coding sequence ATGGCGCAGCCTAGGGCCTTTGCCCCGGGGCGGCATATCGCGCCGGTCCGTTTCCTGATCTTTGCCGCGGTGCTGATCGTCGCGACCGGCGCGGCGAGCGCGTGGGGTTACGATCCGCGCACGGCGTTGCTGCTCGGCTTCGATATCGCCGCCGCCGTGTTTCTCCTCGCCGTGGTGCCGCTGCTGTCGTCGGATGCCGACGCCATGCGGCGGCGCGCCCAAGAAAATGACGCCAATCGCGCCGGACTGCTCGCGATTTCGGCGCTGCTGTCGCTGGTGATCCTGTTCACCGTCGGCGCGCTGATCGCCGATCCGGGCAGCCTCGGGCGGAAGGACGTGATCCTGATCGTCGCGACGCTCGCGCTCGCCTGGCTGTTCGCGAACATGATGTTCACGCTCCACTATGCGCATCTTTTCTATCTGCAGGCGAAGGGACGCGACCGGGGCGGGCTCGAGGTCCCCGGCACGCATGAGCCCGATTATTGGGACTTCCTTTATTTCGCCTTCACGCTGGGCATGACCTTCCAGACCTCGGACGTCAGCGTCACGGGCGCGCATATGCGGCGCGTCGTGCTCGGCCATTGTCTGGCGGCGTTCGTCTTCAACATGGGAATCCTGGCGTTCACCGTGAACGCGCTCGGCGGGTTATAG